A window from Candidatus Binataceae bacterium encodes these proteins:
- a CDS encoding biopolymer transporter ExbD codes for MAKKKEERGGGVFADINITPLTDIFLVLLIIFMVTTAVTIESAAHVDLPKAEASQTTDKPKGIIVTYTADHQIMVGDKQVTEPELQTTLSQQLAPLQSSDKIVIFQGDPKVILGDMVRILDIAKSAGAEAIAIAVSQLPSGGGGGAPSGGGA; via the coding sequence ATGGCAAAGAAGAAAGAAGAACGGGGCGGCGGGGTCTTCGCCGACATCAACATCACCCCGCTGACCGATATATTCCTCGTTCTGCTCATCATTTTCATGGTCACCACCGCGGTCACGATCGAGTCGGCGGCCCATGTGGATCTGCCCAAGGCCGAGGCGTCACAGACGACCGACAAGCCCAAGGGCATCATCGTGACCTATACCGCTGACCACCAAATCATGGTCGGTGACAAGCAGGTTACCGAACCCGAACTCCAGACCACGCTTTCGCAGCAGCTGGCACCGCTTCAGTCTTCCGATAAGATCGTGATCTTCCAGGGCGACCCCAAGGTAATTCTTGGTGACATGGTCCGCATCCTGGACATCGCAAAGAGCGCGGGAGCGGAAGCGATCGCGATCGCGGTGTCACAGCTGCCCTCAGGTGGCGGTGGCGGGGCGCCGAGCGGAGGAGGAGCCTAA
- a CDS encoding biopolymer transporter ExbD → MAISGPHGESGGVFADINITPLTDIFLVLLIIFMVTTSVTIESAAHVDLPNATNTNPENKGVIVTYTAQHELFVNSKDVPERELLPSLREALGKVDAKIVVFQGDRKVLLGDMVRILNIAKSAGAVTIAIAAKRVTEAQLANHASGG, encoded by the coding sequence ATGGCCATTAGTGGCCCTCACGGTGAGAGTGGCGGTGTATTTGCCGACATCAACATCACCCCGCTGACCGACATATTCCTGGTGCTGCTGATTATCTTCATGGTGACCACCTCGGTCACCATCGAGTCGGCCGCGCACGTGGATCTCCCGAACGCAACCAACACCAATCCCGAGAACAAGGGCGTAATTGTCACCTATACCGCGCAACACGAACTGTTCGTGAACTCGAAGGACGTTCCCGAACGCGAGTTGCTGCCCAGCCTGCGCGAAGCGCTGGGCAAGGTGGATGCGAAGATCGTCGTGTTCCAGGGCGACCGCAAAGTACTGCTGGGCGACATGGTGCGAATTTTGAACATCGCCAAGTCGGCCGGCGCGGTAACGATCGCGATCGCTGCGAAGCGGGTTACCGAGGCGCAGCTGGCTAACCATGCGTCGGGAGGATAG
- a CDS encoding MotA/TolQ/ExbB proton channel family protein has product MQTQFGILSMIQQGYYATYPLLFISVVCLAIIFERLWALRGIGPRAARTADSLIPQLRGGKFNEALQATQARSNPSERVYHTLISASQTLDREHLADLDDERRYQESLELKRYIWVLATAGASAPFIGLFGTVVGILVAFQSMAIMGTGGFSVVAAGISEALISTALGLAVAIVAVIFYNYFSVKVENINAILHINADRLIDAALQGRQAHGH; this is encoded by the coding sequence ATGCAGACTCAGTTTGGCATTTTGTCGATGATACAGCAGGGTTACTATGCGACATACCCGCTGCTCTTCATCTCCGTAGTATGCCTGGCAATCATTTTTGAGCGCCTGTGGGCGCTGCGGGGGATCGGACCACGGGCCGCAAGGACCGCGGATTCCCTGATCCCACAGTTGCGTGGCGGCAAGTTCAACGAAGCGCTGCAGGCGACCCAAGCGCGCTCGAACCCGTCTGAGCGCGTGTATCACACGCTGATCTCCGCTTCCCAGACGCTAGACCGCGAACATTTAGCCGATCTGGATGACGAACGGCGCTACCAGGAAAGCCTGGAACTCAAGCGCTATATCTGGGTGCTCGCCACCGCCGGCGCGTCCGCCCCGTTCATCGGGCTGTTCGGCACCGTGGTCGGTATTCTGGTCGCGTTCCAGTCGATGGCGATCATGGGCACCGGCGGTTTCTCAGTCGTCGCTGCCGGTATCTCCGAAGCGCTGATTTCGACCGCGCTTGGTCTGGCGGTCGCGATCGTCGCAGTTATTTTCTACAACTACTTCTCGGTCAAGGTCGAGAACATCAACGCCATCCTCCATATCAACGCCGATCGCCTGATCGACGCGGCGCTCCAGGGGAGGCAGGCGCATGGCCATTAG
- a CDS encoding SDR family oxidoreductase has protein sequence MALLDGKVAVITGAGRGIGREEALLMAKHGCKIVVNDLGGHFDGTGQSRSPAEDVVKEIRAAGGEAVANFESVTDFRSAKRIIECATDNFGKLSIVVNNAGILRDRMVFNMNEEDWDAVVGVHLKGSFNVARHACAYWREQHKGGNVLNGRLINTSSDSGILGNAGQSNYGAAKAAVAAMAVIVDREMQRYGVTANAIAPVARTRLTVDATPQTAAGMPTAKAGEWDAFTPAHVAPLVAWLSSDDAKDVHGEVFRVGMGTVWLMRGWHSAGKVAKKGSMWDPAELGGKLKEELAKGATAKENMGQVMAGNV, from the coding sequence ATGGCACTATTGGATGGAAAAGTAGCGGTTATCACAGGCGCCGGCCGCGGTATCGGCCGCGAGGAGGCCCTGCTGATGGCGAAACACGGATGCAAGATCGTGGTCAACGATCTCGGCGGACACTTCGACGGCACCGGCCAGTCCCGCTCCCCGGCGGAAGACGTGGTCAAGGAAATCCGCGCAGCGGGCGGCGAAGCGGTCGCCAATTTCGAGAGCGTCACCGACTTTAGGTCCGCCAAGCGCATCATCGAATGCGCGACCGACAACTTCGGCAAGCTCAGCATCGTGGTGAACAATGCCGGAATACTGCGCGACCGCATGGTCTTTAACATGAACGAAGAAGACTGGGACGCGGTGGTCGGGGTGCACCTGAAAGGCAGCTTCAACGTCGCGCGCCATGCCTGCGCTTATTGGCGCGAACAGCATAAGGGTGGCAACGTGCTCAACGGCAGGCTCATCAACACCAGCTCCGACTCCGGTATTCTCGGCAACGCCGGACAGTCCAACTATGGGGCCGCCAAAGCCGCGGTGGCCGCGATGGCGGTCATCGTCGATCGCGAGATGCAGCGTTATGGCGTGACCGCCAACGCGATCGCTCCGGTCGCACGCACCCGCCTCACGGTCGATGCGACTCCGCAGACTGCCGCGGGCATGCCGACCGCCAAGGCGGGCGAATGGGATGCGTTCACTCCCGCGCACGTGGCGCCTCTGGTTGCATGGCTCTCCAGCGACGACGCGAAGGATGTCCACGGCGAAGTGTTCCGCGTCGGGATGGGCACTGTGTGGCTGATGCGCGGATGGCATTCGGCGGGCAAGGTTGCCAAGAAGGGCTCTATGTGGGATCCGGCGGAGCTCGGCGGCAAGCTGAAGGAAGAACTTGCCAAGGGAGCCACCGCCAAAGAGAACATGGGCCAGGTGATGGCGGGCAACGTCTGA
- a CDS encoding CoA-binding protein — MPFANPPDSEIRSILSNPTTVAVIGCSDNLSRDSLKIAVLLKSRGFRVIPVNPALKPGALMEALGERVYPDLASIPFPVEIVDVFRRPEFLPEIAEQAIAKGARILWGQLGVVNLDAARHAQKAGLTVVMDRCPAIEYGRLF, encoded by the coding sequence ATGCCGTTCGCTAACCCACCGGACTCGGAGATACGCTCGATCCTCTCCAATCCCACCACGGTCGCTGTCATCGGATGCTCAGACAACCTCTCACGAGACAGCCTGAAAATTGCGGTCCTGCTCAAGTCGCGCGGGTTCCGCGTCATCCCGGTAAACCCTGCGCTCAAACCCGGCGCGCTGATGGAGGCGCTGGGCGAGCGCGTATATCCCGACCTGGCCTCGATCCCCTTTCCGGTCGAGATCGTCGACGTGTTCCGCCGGCCCGAGTTCCTGCCCGAGATCGCCGAGCAGGCAATTGCGAAAGGGGCTCGCATCCTCTGGGGTCAACTCGGCGTTGTCAACTTGGATGCCGCCCGGCACGCTCAAAAGGCTGGGCTCACCGTCGTGATGGATCGCTGCCCGGCGATCGAGTACGGCCGCCTGTTCTAG
- a CDS encoding NUDIX hydrolase produces the protein MKPRRWNLIETEIVYRTPIFDLHRRHSGHPHRGRRDFFVIDAPNWVNIIPLTPDGAVVMVKQFRHGIRGFTLEIPGGMVDAEDETPKHAARREMVEETGYDSKRVSFLGRVHPNPAIEENYCYTFLAREVRMVGKPKLSGAEETEVVLVPLRTIPRLIASEKITHALVIAAFSFFHVYNPPRQA, from the coding sequence ATGAAACCTCGCCGCTGGAATCTGATCGAGACCGAAATCGTCTATCGCACTCCCATTTTCGATCTTCATCGCCGCCATAGCGGCCATCCGCATCGCGGCCGGCGCGACTTCTTTGTCATCGACGCTCCCAATTGGGTGAACATCATTCCGCTCACACCAGACGGCGCGGTAGTGATGGTCAAACAGTTCCGCCACGGGATCCGCGGGTTCACGCTGGAAATTCCAGGCGGCATGGTCGATGCCGAAGATGAAACGCCGAAACACGCGGCGCGGCGCGAGATGGTCGAAGAGACCGGCTACGACTCCAAGCGCGTCTCATTCCTCGGGCGAGTTCATCCAAACCCTGCTATAGAGGAGAACTACTGCTACACATTTCTCGCCCGCGAGGTCCGCATGGTTGGTAAGCCTAAACTGAGCGGGGCGGAAGAGACCGAAGTGGTGCTGGTGCCGCTGCGAACGATTCCCCGATTGATCGCTTCGGAAAAAATCACCCACGCGCTTGTGATCGCCGCATTTTCATTCTTTCACGTATACAATCCGCCACGCCAAGCCTAG
- a CDS encoding OmpA family protein yields the protein MPTSHNVHEAAKQPAMLRVLQLMRGGGIGGRDGRFWNAVSAVAWIFGSAVLLFSANGCLATRNWVQAQLNPIGDRLGQQQAQLKETDAKADQALTDLQNLHLERKLVLDDSGHGPTFATGSAVLTQTAKSEIDGFFRDLEGSANSGTTSGRLFVVAGHTDSVGSESYNYELGQRRASRVAGYLVSRQGVDPTQLRVVSYGASKPVADNSTPSGRRSNRRVEILVYQEKVVTGS from the coding sequence ATGCCAACCAGCCACAATGTCCATGAGGCAGCAAAGCAACCTGCTATGCTGCGCGTTCTTCAGCTGATGCGAGGCGGGGGCATTGGCGGGCGGGATGGTCGTTTTTGGAACGCGGTCTCGGCGGTGGCTTGGATCTTCGGATCCGCGGTTTTGCTTTTTTCCGCCAATGGGTGCCTCGCCACCCGAAACTGGGTTCAGGCGCAGTTGAACCCTATCGGCGACCGGCTCGGCCAGCAGCAAGCCCAGCTGAAAGAGACCGACGCCAAGGCGGACCAGGCACTGACCGATTTGCAGAACCTCCACCTCGAGCGGAAGCTGGTTTTGGATGATTCAGGTCATGGGCCGACGTTTGCGACGGGGTCCGCAGTGTTGACCCAGACCGCCAAGAGCGAGATCGATGGATTTTTCCGAGACCTCGAGGGATCGGCCAACTCCGGGACGACGTCAGGGCGCCTCTTCGTTGTTGCCGGGCATACCGACAGCGTCGGCTCCGAAAGCTACAACTACGAGCTCGGACAGCGGCGAGCCTCGCGGGTCGCCGGATACCTGGTGAGCAGGCAAGGGGTCGACCCAACGCAACTTCGGGTGGTTTCCTACGGAGCGAGCAAGCCCGTTGCCGACAACAGCACACCGAGCGGGCGGCGAAGCAATCGTCGGGTTGAAATTCTCGTCTACCAGGAGAAGGTCGTAACCGGGAGTTGA
- a CDS encoding phosphotransferase family protein encodes MASGTEQIAPQLTRLVRAKTGDAGATVHDISPLPGHAGFGYSFVLDRTTAGGVAGKLVLRVAPEGTRIAGPADVVRQGRIMESLAGTEVPVPAIIWYGEETDFFARPYFVAGFVEGFRLVDVPRMPREEMRALARLGVEKLAALHRVDWKARREAWGGDGAPTPLSEEMRRLDHLLDRPTLDPVSVGRAPELREKLRASIPDARIGIVHGDYQFSNIMFNPGRVVAVIDWEISLLGPTLLDLGWICFFADPASFLEDRSQSSPAPLSPDEIVDIYTASAGYPVAEEQVRWFRAFAGFRFGVITCFNLMLHRRGKRHDPEWERIGPSAPQMFARALELIG; translated from the coding sequence TTGGCTTCTGGAACCGAACAGATTGCCCCCCAGCTTACCAGGCTGGTGCGCGCAAAAACCGGGGACGCTGGCGCGACCGTCCACGATATCTCGCCGCTGCCGGGTCACGCGGGCTTCGGCTACAGCTTCGTTCTCGATCGCACCACGGCGGGGGGCGTGGCCGGCAAGCTGGTGTTGCGGGTCGCGCCGGAAGGGACCCGCATCGCCGGCCCAGCCGACGTGGTGCGGCAGGGGAGAATCATGGAATCGCTCGCCGGCACCGAAGTGCCGGTGCCGGCGATCATTTGGTATGGCGAGGAGACGGATTTTTTTGCGCGGCCGTATTTCGTGGCGGGTTTCGTAGAAGGATTTCGTCTGGTTGACGTTCCACGGATGCCACGTGAGGAGATGCGCGCGCTTGCGCGCCTAGGAGTCGAAAAACTCGCCGCGCTGCATCGGGTGGATTGGAAAGCGCGTCGGGAGGCGTGGGGCGGCGATGGTGCGCCGACCCCGCTCTCGGAAGAGATGAGGCGCCTCGACCATCTGCTCGATCGCCCGACCCTCGATCCGGTGTCGGTTGGGCGCGCCCCCGAGTTGCGCGAGAAGCTGCGCGCGAGCATTCCGGATGCGCGCATTGGAATCGTGCACGGCGACTACCAGTTCTCCAACATCATGTTCAACCCTGGTCGCGTGGTAGCGGTGATCGATTGGGAGATCTCGCTGCTCGGGCCCACGCTGCTCGATCTCGGATGGATCTGTTTCTTCGCCGATCCGGCCAGCTTTCTTGAAGACCGCTCGCAGAGCTCACCGGCGCCGCTTAGCCCCGACGAAATTGTCGACATCTACACCGCCAGCGCGGGCTACCCAGTCGCCGAAGAGCAGGTCCGGTGGTTCCGCGCATTCGCCGGCTTTCGCTTTGGTGTGATCACTTGCTTCAATCTGATGCTGCATCGACGCGGCAAGCGACACGACCCGGAGTGGGAGCGAATCGGACCTTCAGCGCCGCAGATGTTCGCGCGTGCGCTGGAACTAATCGGATAG
- a CDS encoding glutathione S-transferase family protein: MQLYDSFGPNPRAMRMFLAEKGITIPSKPIDLMKAENRRPPYTERNPGGQLPALELDNGNCLGETVAIWEYLEEKHPTPALIGATVEERAEARQWQRRVELKITEFLYNGFRFAEGAQIFKDRMRLIPEGAAGMKATVQDNLKWLDGLLEGKEFVAGKRFTVADIILYCALDFGAGVGQKIDPSLKNVNAWFKRVEARPSAKASLHPASAQTGMKG, translated from the coding sequence ATGCAATTGTACGATTCTTTTGGACCTAATCCGCGCGCGATGCGGATGTTCCTGGCCGAGAAAGGCATCACGATTCCCTCAAAGCCGATCGATCTGATGAAAGCGGAAAACCGCCGTCCTCCATATACGGAACGGAATCCCGGCGGACAGTTGCCGGCGCTCGAGCTGGATAACGGCAACTGTCTCGGCGAGACGGTTGCCATCTGGGAGTACCTCGAAGAAAAGCATCCGACCCCGGCGCTGATCGGCGCCACTGTCGAGGAGCGCGCCGAGGCGCGCCAGTGGCAGCGGCGGGTCGAGCTTAAGATCACGGAATTTCTTTATAACGGGTTCCGCTTCGCGGAAGGTGCGCAGATTTTCAAGGACCGTATGCGCCTCATCCCGGAGGGAGCCGCCGGCATGAAAGCAACCGTGCAGGACAATCTCAAATGGCTGGACGGACTGCTAGAGGGTAAGGAATTTGTCGCCGGCAAGCGCTTCACCGTGGCCGACATTATCCTCTACTGCGCGCTCGATTTCGGCGCCGGCGTAGGGCAGAAAATTGATCCCTCGCTCAAGAACGTCAATGCGTGGTTCAAACGAGTCGAAGCGCGTCCGAGCGCGAAGGCCAGTTTGCATCCGGCATCCGCGCAGACCGGGATGAAGGGGTAG
- a CDS encoding tetratricopeptide repeat protein, whose translation MKFCPQCGTALIAGAKFCVECGAALGGPGPGMPSAEPGINQTLRNLPITTAFVGVFLAIMILGLLAAGWVMLRKPETGETASRSAPEVATGSAANSMSGTAGNAAPGQLPPGHPKIQLPAEARSFIDKLQSDATAHPGDIAKWNKLGGVTMRAAMFDESYFAKASEAYGHVLKIDPDDLEALRGIGDVDYDSEKYDQAIAAYEHYLKKRPEDPEVITDLGTMYLYTGNADAAVAQYHKALRLKPDMFQAYFNLGVAYAQQDKPADAQAALKKADELAPDENARNQIREVIAKISGRAAPQSGSGGEKAPTAPTSSFQGEVEQVVRGLPIAGPKVSAVQWPDKTVAKVMMNDFPMDQMPPFAKEKFMTDLKSGIDSAKKNYRVTDKVRVDLVDAASGRVMETVSE comes from the coding sequence ATGAAATTCTGTCCGCAATGCGGTACGGCGCTGATCGCGGGGGCCAAATTCTGCGTGGAATGCGGTGCCGCGTTGGGAGGTCCGGGCCCCGGAATGCCCTCGGCCGAACCTGGGATTAATCAAACTCTGCGCAACTTGCCGATCACGACCGCGTTTGTCGGCGTCTTTCTCGCGATCATGATCCTTGGATTGCTCGCAGCCGGATGGGTGATGCTGCGCAAGCCCGAGACCGGCGAGACGGCGTCGCGGTCCGCGCCCGAAGTCGCTACGGGTTCCGCGGCGAATTCGATGAGCGGTACGGCGGGCAATGCCGCCCCGGGCCAGCTGCCGCCCGGCCACCCGAAAATTCAGCTGCCAGCGGAAGCACGCTCTTTTATCGACAAGCTGCAAAGCGACGCGACCGCACATCCCGGGGATATCGCGAAATGGAACAAGCTCGGCGGCGTGACCATGCGCGCCGCCATGTTCGATGAGTCGTACTTCGCGAAAGCCTCCGAAGCCTACGGACACGTTTTAAAAATCGACCCAGACGACCTCGAAGCGCTGCGTGGAATCGGCGACGTCGACTACGACAGCGAAAAGTACGACCAGGCGATCGCCGCGTACGAACACTACTTAAAAAAGAGACCCGAAGACCCCGAGGTGATCACCGATCTCGGCACCATGTACCTCTACACCGGCAACGCCGATGCGGCCGTCGCGCAATACCACAAGGCGCTCCGGCTTAAACCCGACATGTTCCAGGCGTACTTCAACCTCGGGGTGGCATACGCGCAGCAGGACAAGCCGGCGGATGCACAGGCGGCGCTCAAGAAGGCCGACGAGCTGGCGCCCGACGAAAATGCGCGCAACCAGATCAGGGAAGTCATCGCGAAAATCTCCGGGCGCGCCGCTCCGCAGAGCGGGTCGGGCGGCGAGAAGGCACCTACGGCGCCGACGTCCAGCTTTCAGGGTGAGGTCGAGCAGGTGGTGCGCGGGCTGCCTATCGCGGGACCAAAGGTCAGTGCGGTTCAATGGCCCGACAAGACCGTCGCGAAGGTCATGATGAACGACTTCCCGATGGACCAGATGCCGCCCTTCGCGAAAGAGAAATTCATGACCGACCTGAAATCCGGCATCGACTCGGCCAAAAAAAACTACCGAGTAACCGACAAGGTCCGGGTGGATCTGGTTGACGCAGCCAGCGGCCGGGTCATGGAGACCGTAAGCGAATAA
- a CDS encoding SRPBCC domain-containing protein, with product MKWPSGCEPNQSPVFAHNEIAIAAPPDRVWRWLIRAARWPDWYTNSSNVTFLSGRPPDLAPGIRFRWKTFGAMITSCVLVFEPPHELGWDAHGLLSAYHGWLIEPDGAGSRVITEETQNGIVPRLAWWYLGPMLKRGHQNWIESLKSKAEAGEP from the coding sequence ATGAAATGGCCCTCGGGTTGTGAGCCTAATCAATCCCCAGTCTTTGCACACAACGAGATCGCGATTGCTGCACCGCCGGACCGCGTCTGGCGCTGGCTGATCCGCGCGGCGCGGTGGCCGGACTGGTACACGAACAGTTCCAACGTGACCTTCCTTTCCGGACGTCCTCCGGACCTTGCGCCGGGTATTCGGTTTCGATGGAAGACGTTCGGCGCGATGATCACCAGCTGCGTGCTGGTGTTCGAGCCGCCCCACGAACTCGGCTGGGATGCACACGGGCTGCTCTCCGCGTATCACGGATGGCTCATCGAGCCGGATGGTGCCGGAAGTCGCGTGATCACCGAAGAAACCCAGAATGGAATCGTCCCCAGACTCGCGTGGTGGTACCTCGGCCCGATGCTTAAACGTGGCCATCAGAACTGGATCGAAAGCCTAAAGAGCAAAGCCGAAGCCGGCGAACCCTAG
- a CDS encoding vitamin B12-dependent ribonucleotide reductase: MAGGAPDLDNVALKNADRRPGSLQLALGLERFFTTTGRDPMNEVDWEVRTAVITGEDGRVVFEQGEVEVPRGWSQTATNVVVSKYFRGPIGVADQKRHPSSTQRERSVRQLISRVVETVTGWGDRQGYFSAVEERETFRAELTHLLLNQKASFNSPVYFNVGIDPKPQCSACFILKVDDNMDSILGWYRNEGMIFKGGSGSGVNLSALRSCKERLSSGGTASGPLSFMKAADASAGVIKSGGKTRRAAKMVVLNADHPDVVDFIKCKVEEEKKAWALIDAGYDSSLDGPAYSSVFFQNANNSVRVTDDFMRAVIEGGNWRTHFVTNGEVAAEYRARDLLHMIAEAAHTCGDPGMQFDTTINLWHTCPNSGRINASNPCSEYMHLDNSACNLASLNLMKFVDDRGEFDARAFRHAVDVMITAQDIVVENSSYPTEEIERNAHAFRELGLGYANLGALLMALGMPYDSEQGRSYAAAVTALMTGEAYLQSARLAKHMKPFASYQANRDATLKVIERHRSYAYRLEPAHVPLDLLRAARDSWDEALKLGQQSGVRNSQTTVIAPTGTIAFMMDCDTTGIEPDIALIKYKKLVGGGMLKIVNGTVPRALKRVGYDSKEIQEIVEYLDDHETIEGAPHLSDAHLPIFDCAFKPRSGSRTIHYNGHLKMMGAVQPFVSGAISKTINMPSEATVDEVAEAYVSAWKLGLKAVAIYRDGSKRTQPLNTGKKEDRAAGEALRAAASVAGPDERLSRRKLPDERKALTHKFDIAGHEGYITVGMYEDGSPGEIFVSMSKQGSTISGLMDSFATAISYALQYGVPLQFLVDKFAHMRFEPSGFTKNPQIPYAKSIVDYLFRWMASKFLDEDAKREVGVVMEDSPSTERKDPPAPVASLHDGKDGGGMRQAFINQADAPPCPDCGSIMVRNGACYKCMNCGATSGCS, translated from the coding sequence ATGGCTGGGGGAGCACCGGACTTGGACAACGTGGCACTGAAAAACGCAGATCGCAGACCGGGAAGTTTGCAACTGGCCCTTGGGCTCGAGCGATTCTTCACCACTACCGGTCGCGACCCCATGAACGAAGTCGACTGGGAGGTGCGCACTGCGGTCATCACCGGCGAAGACGGACGCGTGGTGTTCGAACAGGGGGAGGTGGAGGTGCCGCGCGGGTGGTCGCAAACCGCGACCAATGTCGTCGTATCCAAATACTTTCGCGGACCGATCGGCGTCGCGGATCAGAAGCGGCATCCCTCCTCGACGCAGCGTGAACGCTCGGTGCGCCAGCTCATCAGCCGCGTGGTTGAAACCGTCACGGGATGGGGCGATCGCCAGGGTTACTTCAGTGCGGTGGAAGAGCGGGAAACCTTCCGCGCCGAATTGACACATCTGCTCCTGAACCAGAAGGCATCGTTTAACAGTCCGGTCTACTTCAACGTCGGAATCGACCCCAAGCCGCAATGCTCCGCGTGCTTCATCCTCAAGGTCGACGACAACATGGATTCGATTCTCGGCTGGTACCGCAACGAGGGAATGATTTTCAAAGGCGGTTCCGGGTCCGGAGTCAATCTCTCCGCCTTGCGCTCGTGCAAAGAGAGGCTCTCTTCGGGCGGGACCGCGTCGGGCCCGCTGTCGTTCATGAAAGCCGCGGACGCGTCGGCGGGCGTGATCAAGTCGGGCGGCAAGACCCGGCGCGCGGCCAAAATGGTGGTGCTGAACGCCGATCACCCCGACGTCGTGGATTTCATCAAGTGCAAGGTCGAGGAGGAAAAGAAGGCTTGGGCGCTCATCGATGCGGGTTATGACAGTTCGCTCGATGGCCCGGCGTACAGTTCGGTGTTTTTCCAGAACGCAAACAACTCGGTGCGCGTGACCGACGACTTCATGCGCGCGGTGATCGAAGGCGGAAACTGGAGGACCCACTTCGTCACCAACGGGGAGGTGGCTGCCGAGTACCGGGCGCGTGATCTGCTGCACATGATCGCCGAGGCGGCACATACCTGCGGCGATCCGGGCATGCAATTCGACACCACCATCAACCTTTGGCACACCTGCCCGAACTCGGGACGCATCAACGCATCGAATCCCTGCAGCGAGTACATGCATCTCGACAACTCTGCCTGCAACCTCGCTTCGCTCAACTTGATGAAGTTCGTCGACGATCGCGGCGAGTTCGACGCGCGAGCATTCCGCCACGCGGTGGATGTGATGATCACCGCGCAGGATATTGTGGTCGAAAATTCCTCCTATCCGACCGAGGAGATCGAGCGCAACGCGCACGCGTTCCGGGAGCTGGGGCTGGGTTACGCGAACCTGGGCGCGCTGCTGATGGCGCTGGGGATGCCGTATGACTCCGAGCAGGGCCGCAGCTACGCCGCCGCGGTGACCGCACTGATGACCGGGGAGGCGTACCTGCAATCGGCGCGGCTTGCGAAGCACATGAAACCCTTTGCGAGCTACCAGGCCAATCGCGACGCGACGCTCAAGGTTATCGAGCGACATCGCAGTTATGCCTATCGTCTGGAACCGGCCCACGTTCCGCTCGATCTGCTGCGCGCGGCGCGCGACTCGTGGGACGAGGCGCTCAAACTGGGCCAGCAGAGCGGAGTTCGCAACTCACAGACGACCGTGATCGCGCCGACCGGCACCATCGCGTTCATGATGGATTGCGATACCACCGGCATTGAGCCGGACATCGCGCTGATCAAGTACAAGAAGCTGGTCGGCGGCGGGATGCTGAAGATCGTCAACGGCACCGTGCCGCGAGCCCTCAAGCGGGTCGGCTACGACTCCAAGGAAATCCAGGAAATCGTCGAGTACCTCGACGACCACGAGACCATCGAAGGCGCGCCGCACCTGTCCGACGCGCACCTGCCGATTTTCGATTGCGCGTTCAAGCCGCGCTCCGGCTCGCGCACCATTCACTACAACGGCCATCTCAAGATGATGGGCGCGGTGCAGCCGTTCGTCTCCGGCGCTATCTCCAAGACCATCAACATGCCCTCCGAAGCGACGGTCGATGAAGTCGCGGAAGCGTATGTGTCGGCGTGGAAGCTCGGACTCAAGGCGGTCGCGATCTATCGCGACGGCTCCAAGCGCACGCAGCCACTCAACACCGGCAAAAAAGAAGATCGCGCGGCTGGCGAGGCGCTCCGCGCAGCGGCATCGGTGGCCGGGCCCGACGAGCGGTTGTCGCGGCGCAAGCTGCCCGATGAGCGCAAGGCCCTCACGCACAAGTTCGATATCGCAGGCCACGAAGGTTACATCACGGTCGGGATGTATGAGGACGGATCGCCGGGCGAGATTTTCGTCTCGATGTCGAAGCAAGGCTCGACCATTTCCGGTCTGATGGATTCATTTGCGACCGCGATTTCGTACGCGCTGCAGTACGGCGTGCCGCTGCAGTTCCTGGTCGACAAGTTTGCGCACATGCGCTTCGAGCCATCGGGTTTCACCAAGAACCCGCAGATTCCATACGCCAAGTCGATTGTCGACTACCTGTTTCGGTGGATGGCATCGAAGTTCCTTGATGAGGACGCCAAGCGCGAAGTCGGAGTGGTGATGGAGGACAGCCCGTCGACCGAACGCAAGGATCCTCCCGCGCCGGTAGCGAGTTTGCACGACGGCAAGGACGGCGGCGGGATGCGCCAGGCGTTCATCAACCAGGCCGACGCGCCGCCGTGTCCGGATTGCGGTTCGATAATGGTACGTAACGGTGCTTGCTACAAATGCATGAATTGCGGAGCGACCAGCGGATGCTCATGA